A stretch of Dyella sp. BiH032 DNA encodes these proteins:
- a CDS encoding hybrid sensor histidine kinase/response regulator, translating to MQRLAFIALAPTLVTATLLVVMLTRYQLNTLRGMAQSTADAIATQAASISADAIRNMQRRDLKRIAESIADLPHVAHVQIRAVDGEILADSRGSNERKPGDVLTVVHDVKNDERPLQPALGSVLIDVSLGEAIAAQRASLRNALIALALALFIAGVVGWQAARWISAPLRRLARAVHQLGRGGRRVEVEVTDENEIGELQRGFNSAAAALFDVQRGMEQEIEHATVELARKNAALEAASVAKARFLAAASHDLRQPLYALTLFSSSLAVDERDPVRLDRIAHIQECVEALDHLFSELLDLSRLETGAMQIEISEFPLDHVFEEVSRNFRMIAEQHGLRLVMRATRLWVRSDRTMLARILNNLVSNALRYTREGGVLVVARHRHDGTVRVDVWDTGSGIEPEHQARVFDEFYRIDHHGTGEHDAGPRRGLGLGLATVQRLAELLDTRVLLKSTPGRGSVFSFHLPEVPPQNAAHREVDETKLDVSGMRVLVIDDEPAILSGIRYLLRSWGCDVAIAEDRTQALEAMETWPTPPDLVISDLRLRDNESGLDVLAELDGRYTDMGFEPFPRLLITGETRSDRLRAIMAARIPVLYKPVSPEQLREAMVNLRAMARNAA from the coding sequence ATGCAGCGGCTGGCCTTCATCGCCCTCGCGCCGACCCTGGTCACCGCCACGCTGCTGGTGGTGATGCTCACCCGCTACCAGCTCAACACCTTGCGCGGCATGGCGCAGAGCACCGCCGATGCGATTGCCACGCAGGCCGCGTCGATCTCGGCCGACGCCATCCGCAACATGCAGCGGCGGGACCTCAAGCGTATCGCCGAATCCATCGCCGACTTGCCGCACGTCGCGCACGTCCAGATCCGCGCCGTCGACGGCGAGATCCTCGCCGACAGCCGCGGCAGCAATGAGCGCAAGCCGGGCGACGTGCTCACCGTCGTGCACGACGTGAAGAACGACGAACGCCCGCTACAACCCGCGCTCGGCTCCGTGCTGATCGACGTGAGCCTGGGCGAGGCCATCGCCGCGCAGCGCGCCAGCCTGCGCAATGCGCTGATCGCGCTCGCGCTGGCCCTGTTCATCGCGGGCGTCGTGGGCTGGCAGGCGGCGCGCTGGATCAGCGCGCCGCTGCGGCGGCTTGCCCGCGCGGTCCATCAGCTCGGCCGGGGCGGCCGGCGCGTGGAGGTGGAGGTCACTGACGAAAACGAGATCGGCGAACTGCAACGCGGCTTCAACAGCGCCGCGGCGGCGCTGTTCGACGTGCAGCGCGGCATGGAGCAGGAGATCGAGCACGCCACGGTGGAACTGGCGCGCAAGAACGCCGCGCTCGAGGCCGCCAGCGTAGCCAAGGCACGCTTTCTGGCCGCCGCGTCGCACGACCTGCGCCAGCCGCTGTATGCGCTGACGCTGTTCTCCTCCTCGCTGGCGGTGGACGAGCGCGATCCGGTCCGGCTCGACCGCATCGCCCACATCCAGGAATGCGTAGAGGCCCTGGACCACCTTTTCAGCGAGCTGCTGGATCTCTCGCGCCTGGAAACCGGCGCGATGCAGATCGAGATCAGCGAGTTCCCGCTCGACCACGTATTCGAGGAAGTCAGCCGCAACTTCCGCATGATCGCCGAGCAGCACGGCCTGCGCCTGGTCATGCGCGCCACGCGCCTGTGGGTGCGCAGCGATCGCACGATGCTGGCGCGCATCCTCAACAACCTCGTAAGCAACGCGCTGCGCTACACGCGCGAAGGCGGCGTGCTGGTGGTGGCGCGCCATCGCCACGACGGCACGGTACGAGTGGACGTATGGGACACCGGCAGCGGCATCGAGCCGGAACACCAGGCGCGCGTCTTCGACGAGTTCTACCGCATCGACCACCACGGCACCGGCGAGCATGATGCCGGCCCGCGGCGAGGGCTCGGCTTGGGTCTGGCCACCGTGCAGCGCCTGGCGGAACTGCTCGATACGCGCGTGCTGCTGAAGTCCACGCCCGGACGCGGCAGCGTATTCAGCTTCCACCTGCCCGAAGTGCCGCCGCAGAACGCGGCGCATCGCGAAGTGGACGAAACGAAGCTCGACGTGTCGGGCATGCGCGTGCTGGTGATCGACGATGAGCCGGCGATTCTCTCCGGCATCCGCTATCTGTTGCGCAGCTGGGGTTGCGACGTGGCCATAGCGGAGGACCGCACCCAGGCACTGGAAGCGATGGAGACCTGGCCCACGCCGCCGGACCTGGTGATCTCGGACCTGCGTCTGCGCGACAACGAAAGCGGGCTGGACGTGCTGGCCGAACTGGACGGCCGTTATACCGACATGGGTTTCGAGCCGTTTCCCCGCCTGCTGATCACCGGCGAGACGCGCAGCGATCGCCTGCGCGCGATCATGGCAGCGCGGATTCCGGTGCTCTACAAACCCGTGTCGCCGGAACAGCTCAGGGAGGCCATGGTGAATCTGCGCGCCATGGCCAGGAACGCTGCCTAG
- a CDS encoding VTT domain-containing protein produces the protein MSRLRAALPLVLLVIAGVALFASGALDQLHPEQLVQHQDQLRAQVADSPWLSRLAFIGLLTLAMSTGVPGTVLIIMAGGFVFGTLEGTAYASVGLTLGTLILFLASRYAFGTGSRHPPAFVDRIHHGFERHPVAYTLFLRFVPVAPFGLITVCLAWLRCPLWLFLGASWLGGTVSLIFETSIGAGLGEALARTHGRFDTSILLQPQILLSLGCIALLALLPLVIERVWRGLRQRRGVE, from the coding sequence TTGAGCCGCCTGCGCGCCGCGCTTCCGCTGGTGCTGCTGGTGATCGCCGGCGTTGCCCTGTTCGCTTCCGGCGCGCTCGACCAGCTGCATCCCGAGCAGCTGGTGCAACACCAGGACCAGCTGCGCGCCCAGGTCGCGGACAGTCCCTGGCTCAGCCGCCTCGCCTTCATCGGCCTGCTGACCCTGGCGATGTCCACCGGCGTCCCCGGCACGGTGCTGATCATCATGGCGGGCGGCTTCGTGTTCGGCACACTGGAAGGTACCGCCTACGCTTCGGTCGGCCTCACCCTGGGCACGCTGATCCTGTTCCTTGCCAGCCGCTACGCTTTCGGCACCGGCAGCCGCCATCCACCGGCTTTCGTCGACCGCATCCACCACGGTTTCGAACGCCACCCCGTCGCCTACACGCTGTTCCTCCGCTTCGTTCCCGTCGCCCCCTTCGGCCTGATCACCGTCTGCCTGGCCTGGCTGCGCTGCCCGCTATGGCTGTTCCTCGGCGCGAGCTGGCTCGGCGGCACCGTGTCCCTGATCTTCGAAACCTCCATCGGCGCCGGCCTGGGCGAGGCGCTAGCGCGCACGCATGGACGCTTCGACACATCGATCCTGCTGCAACCCCAGATCCTCCTCTCGCTCGGCTGTATCGCATTGCTGGCGTTGCTGCCGCTGGTGATCGAGCGGGTCTGGCGCGGATTGCGGCAGCGGCGCGGGGTGGAATAG
- a CDS encoding nucleoside deaminase — translation MLPLQIHLTLPPWLGELVDTSKRYLTDEERVDLAIQLSSHNIEHGLGGPFGAAVFDAHGRVISVGVNRVVPQTCSVAHAEMMAYMAAQQRMASFRLNADGGRYTLATSAQPCCQCYGATVWAGVDELLIGARAEDVETLTAFDEGPLPADWIGELERRGIAVRRDILRDEARAVLAAYGARGQSY, via the coding sequence ATGCTGCCGTTGCAGATTCACCTGACCCTGCCGCCATGGCTGGGCGAACTGGTCGACACCAGCAAGCGCTACCTCACCGACGAGGAACGCGTGGACCTGGCGATCCAGCTGTCCAGCCACAACATCGAACACGGCCTGGGCGGCCCCTTCGGTGCCGCCGTGTTCGACGCGCACGGACGCGTCATCTCGGTCGGCGTCAACCGCGTCGTGCCGCAGACCTGCTCGGTGGCGCACGCCGAGATGATGGCCTACATGGCCGCGCAGCAGCGCATGGCGAGCTTCCGCCTCAACGCCGACGGCGGCCGCTACACGCTCGCCACCAGCGCGCAGCCATGCTGCCAGTGCTACGGCGCCACGGTATGGGCCGGTGTGGACGAGCTGCTGATCGGCGCGCGCGCGGAGGACGTCGAGACGTTGACCGCGTTCGACGAAGGCCCGCTGCCGGCGGATTGGATCGGCGAACTCGAGCGCCGCGGCATCGCCGTGCGCCGCGACATCCTGCGCGACGAGGCACGCGCCGTGCTGGCCGCTTACGGCGCGCGCGGACAAAGCTATTGA
- a CDS encoding glutamine--tRNA ligase/YqeY domain fusion protein produces the protein MSIEHAAAETTSPSAAPAEGQRDFVRQIIRDDLASGKHHAIRTRFPPEPNGYLHIGHAKAICLNFGIASEFAGWCNLRLDDTNPGKEDPEFVEGIKDDVRWLGYDWHDLRHASDYFEVFYRAAVKLIEDGQAYVDDLNPDEMREYRGTLTAPGRNSPYRDRSVAENLDLFRRMREGEFADGAKTLRAKIDMASGNINMRDPAIYRIRRIPHQNTGDAWPIYPMYDYAHCLSDALEGITHSLCTLEFEDHRPLYDWFVDKVDLVNHPELWQHLRDGGFKTEPAKPRQIEFSRLNLSYSITSKRKLAQLVQEKLVDGWDDPRMNTLRGLRRRGFTPGGIRLLIERLGVSKQNSVIDYAIFENCVREDLDAKAPRRMAVLDPLKLVITNLPEGHEEQLVFANHPKDESFGTRHVPFSRELWIEREDFAEVPPKGFHRLKPEGEVRLRGVGIVKCEELVKDAAGQVIELRCTLDLESRQGMPGADRKVKGTIHWVSARHAVATEVRVYDRLFNVPAPDDESDGKTWIEHINPDAKRVVQAWLEPSAASAEPEQRFQFERLGYFVADRVDHRAGKPVFNRTVTLRDTWAKQGA, from the coding sequence ATGTCGATCGAACACGCCGCCGCCGAAACCACGTCTCCCAGCGCCGCACCGGCCGAGGGCCAGCGTGACTTCGTGCGCCAGATCATTCGCGACGACCTGGCCTCCGGCAAGCACCACGCCATCCGCACGCGCTTCCCGCCCGAACCCAACGGCTACCTGCACATCGGCCACGCCAAGGCGATCTGCCTGAACTTCGGCATCGCCTCGGAATTCGCCGGCTGGTGCAACCTGCGCCTGGACGACACCAACCCCGGCAAGGAAGACCCCGAGTTCGTCGAAGGCATCAAGGACGACGTGCGCTGGCTGGGCTACGACTGGCACGACCTGCGCCACGCCTCCGACTACTTCGAGGTGTTCTACCGCGCCGCGGTCAAGCTGATCGAGGACGGCCAGGCCTACGTCGACGACCTCAACCCCGACGAGATGCGCGAATACCGCGGCACGCTCACCGCGCCCGGCCGCAACTCGCCCTACCGCGACCGCAGCGTGGCGGAGAACCTCGACCTGTTCCGCCGCATGCGCGAAGGCGAATTCGCCGACGGCGCCAAGACGCTGCGCGCGAAGATCGACATGGCCTCCGGCAACATCAACATGCGCGACCCGGCGATCTACCGCATCCGCCGCATTCCGCACCAGAACACCGGCGACGCCTGGCCGATCTACCCGATGTACGACTACGCGCACTGCCTTTCCGACGCGCTGGAAGGCATCACGCATTCGTTGTGCACGCTGGAGTTCGAGGACCACCGCCCGCTGTATGACTGGTTCGTCGACAAGGTCGACCTGGTCAACCATCCGGAGCTGTGGCAGCACCTGCGCGACGGCGGTTTCAAGACCGAGCCGGCCAAGCCCCGCCAGATCGAGTTCTCGCGGCTCAACCTCAGCTACAGCATCACCAGCAAGCGCAAGCTCGCGCAGCTGGTGCAGGAGAAGCTGGTCGACGGCTGGGACGACCCGCGCATGAACACCCTGCGCGGCCTGCGCCGCCGCGGCTTCACGCCGGGCGGCATCCGCCTGCTGATCGAGCGCCTGGGCGTCAGTAAGCAGAACAGCGTGATCGACTACGCCATCTTCGAGAACTGCGTGCGCGAGGACCTCGATGCCAAGGCGCCGCGCCGCATGGCTGTGCTCGATCCGCTGAAGCTGGTGATCACCAATCTGCCGGAAGGCCACGAAGAACAACTGGTCTTTGCCAACCATCCCAAGGACGAGAGCTTCGGCACCCGCCACGTACCGTTCTCCCGCGAGCTGTGGATCGAGCGGGAGGACTTCGCCGAAGTGCCGCCGAAGGGTTTCCATCGCCTCAAGCCGGAAGGCGAGGTGCGCCTGCGCGGCGTGGGCATCGTCAAGTGCGAGGAACTGGTGAAGGACGCCGCCGGCCAGGTCATCGAGCTGCGTTGCACGCTCGACCTGGAATCGCGCCAGGGCATGCCCGGCGCCGACCGCAAGGTGAAGGGCACCATCCACTGGGTGAGCGCGCGCCACGCCGTCGCCACCGAAGTGCGCGTGTACGACCGCCTGTTCAACGTGCCCGCGCCGGATGACGAGAGCGATGGCAAGACCTGGATCGAGCACATCAATCCCGACGCCAAGCGCGTGGTGCAGGCCTGGCTGGAGCCTTCCGCCGCGTCCGCCGAGCCGGAACAGCGTTTCCAGTTCGAGCGCCTGGGCTACTTCGTCGCCGATCGCGTGGACCATCGCGCCGGCAAGCCCGTGTTCAACCGCACGGTGACGCTGCGCGACACCTGGGCCAAGCAGGGAGCGTGA
- a CDS encoding diguanylate cyclase: MAKAAREGHLRFVVRVYRLRLLGLGLGALPVASVLYQLHAGWWLWALLAFNALAWPHLAYLFASRAARPIETEHVNLVFDAAMGGVWVALMQFNMLPSALLVAMMAMDRISAGGWRLLLKSLALQAAVCLATWWLDGFRYQPVSTMLNVAACLPMLMIYPVWLSTVNFTLAQRVRQQNRQLDQLSRTDALTGLSNRSHWLETVGVEWLRYQRNQRPAALILLDVDGFKQINDRYGHAAGDQLLGDLARLLQRGLRDVDTPGRLGGDEFGIVLPETDLERASAVAERIRLLAENSRPERAGQHIPWTISLGVAAVGEEAHDVGGWMRQADLALYRAKAQGRNRVCVAQARGGGSPVASAPA; this comes from the coding sequence ATGGCGAAGGCGGCTCGGGAAGGACACCTCAGGTTCGTGGTGCGGGTCTACCGCCTCCGCCTGCTCGGGCTGGGGCTGGGCGCCTTGCCGGTGGCGAGCGTCCTGTACCAACTTCATGCCGGCTGGTGGCTATGGGCGCTGCTGGCGTTCAACGCGCTGGCGTGGCCTCACCTGGCCTACCTCTTCGCCTCGCGCGCGGCGCGCCCCATCGAAACCGAACACGTGAACCTGGTATTCGATGCCGCGATGGGCGGCGTGTGGGTCGCCTTGATGCAGTTCAACATGCTGCCGAGCGCCTTGCTGGTGGCGATGATGGCGATGGACCGGATCAGCGCCGGCGGCTGGCGGCTGTTGCTCAAATCCCTCGCCCTGCAGGCGGCGGTATGCCTGGCCACCTGGTGGCTGGACGGATTCCGCTACCAGCCGGTCTCGACCATGCTGAACGTCGCGGCCTGCCTGCCCATGTTGATGATTTATCCGGTCTGGCTCAGCACGGTGAATTTCACCCTGGCGCAACGCGTGCGCCAGCAGAACCGCCAATTGGACCAGCTCAGCCGTACCGACGCGCTCACCGGCCTGAGCAACCGCAGCCACTGGCTGGAAACCGTCGGCGTCGAATGGCTGCGCTACCAGCGCAACCAGCGCCCCGCCGCCCTGATCCTGCTGGACGTGGACGGCTTCAAGCAGATCAACGACCGCTACGGCCATGCCGCCGGCGACCAGCTGCTGGGCGACCTGGCCCGCCTGCTGCAGCGCGGCCTGCGCGACGTGGACACGCCCGGCCGCCTGGGCGGCGACGAGTTCGGCATCGTGCTGCCGGAAACCGACCTGGAGCGCGCCAGCGCGGTAGCCGAACGCATCCGTCTGCTCGCCGAGAACAGCCGGCCCGAACGCGCCGGCCAGCACATCCCATGGACGATCAGCCTGGGCGTGGCCGCGGTAGGCGAGGAAGCCCATGACGTCGGCGGCTGGATGCGCCAGGCCGACCTGGCGCTGTACCGCGCCAAGGCGCAAGGCCGCAATCGCGTATGCGTGGCCCAGGCGCGCGGCGGCGGCAGCCCCGTCGCGTCCGCTCCGGCCTGA
- a CDS encoding DUF2007 domain-containing protein has translation MRIAYRAETLIDAHLVKDALERADIPAFVAGEYLTGAVGNLPALDYVAVLVPEASLPAAEAVVREVELQLADARQALDGWADDGLPSCMPA, from the coding sequence ATGCGCATCGCTTACCGAGCCGAAACTCTGATCGACGCCCATCTCGTGAAGGATGCGCTGGAACGTGCCGACATCCCGGCCTTTGTGGCCGGCGAATACCTGACTGGTGCGGTGGGCAATCTCCCTGCGCTCGACTACGTGGCCGTGCTGGTGCCGGAGGCGAGTCTGCCCGCCGCCGAGGCGGTGGTGCGCGAGGTGGAACTCCAGCTGGCCGACGCGCGGCAGGCGCTGGACGGCTGGGCGGACGACGGCCTTCCCTCCTGCATGCCTGCTTGA
- a CDS encoding adenine phosphoribosyltransferase — protein sequence MTSSIRQIEALIRAVPDFPQPGVVFRDITPLLADAGGFARCIDALAEPWQGSGVQAVCGIESRGFIFGAALAQKLHAGFVPLRKPNKLPPPVVSVDYALEYGKDRLEARNDALRSGEKVLIVDDVLATGGTLDAACRLVETLGAVRVGASVVIELEALQGRHRLPGNTPLHALLRY from the coding sequence ATGACATCGAGCATCCGACAGATCGAGGCGCTGATCCGCGCCGTTCCGGATTTTCCGCAGCCGGGCGTGGTGTTCCGCGACATCACGCCGTTGCTGGCCGACGCCGGCGGCTTCGCCCGCTGCATCGATGCGCTTGCCGAACCATGGCAAGGCAGCGGCGTGCAGGCGGTGTGCGGCATCGAATCACGCGGGTTCATCTTCGGCGCGGCGCTGGCGCAGAAGCTGCACGCGGGCTTCGTGCCCCTGCGCAAGCCCAACAAGCTGCCGCCGCCGGTGGTATCGGTGGACTACGCGCTCGAATACGGCAAGGACCGACTGGAGGCGCGTAACGATGCGCTGCGTTCCGGCGAAAAGGTCCTGATCGTGGACGACGTGCTCGCCACCGGCGGCACCCTGGATGCCGCCTGCCGTTTGGTGGAAACGCTCGGGGCGGTACGCGTGGGCGCCAGCGTGGTGATCGAGCTGGAGGCGCTGCAAGGCCGCCATCGCCTGCCCGGAAACACGCCGCTGCATGCGCTGCTGCGCTACTGA
- the msrA gene encoding peptide-methionine (S)-S-oxide reductase MsrA, with product MLGIGAWKQRLPHREDALPGRAQAIAPPSAHHVHGRPLMPEAFPGSEVLQVGMGCFWGAERKFWSMPGVLTTAVGYAGGYTPNPTYREVCSGETGHAEVVQIVYDPAQVDVDTLLRTFWENHDPTQGMRQGNDVGTQYRSAVYTSTPAQRAAVEASLRRYQAELERAGHGRITTEVADAGPFYYAEPEHQQYLSKHPDGYCGLGGTGVSCPIGLGRVE from the coding sequence ATGCTCGGTATCGGTGCCTGGAAACAACGCCTGCCCCATCGCGAGGACGCGCTGCCCGGACGCGCGCAGGCCATCGCGCCGCCGTCCGCGCATCATGTGCACGGACGCCCGCTCATGCCGGAAGCCTTCCCCGGCAGCGAAGTGCTGCAGGTCGGCATGGGCTGCTTCTGGGGCGCGGAGCGCAAGTTCTGGTCGATGCCCGGGGTGCTGACCACCGCGGTCGGCTACGCGGGCGGCTACACGCCCAACCCGACGTATCGCGAGGTGTGTTCCGGCGAAACCGGCCATGCCGAGGTTGTGCAGATCGTCTACGACCCTGCGCAGGTCGATGTCGACACGCTTTTGCGCACGTTCTGGGAGAACCACGACCCGACGCAAGGGATGCGCCAGGGCAATGACGTGGGCACGCAGTACCGTTCGGCCGTCTATACGTCGACACCGGCGCAGCGTGCGGCAGTGGAGGCTTCGCTGCGCCGCTACCAGGCGGAACTGGAGCGGGCCGGGCACGGGCGCATCACGACGGAAGTGGCGGATGCGGGACCGTTCTATTACGCGGAGCCGGAGCACCAGCAGTATTTGTCGAAGCATCCGGATGGGTATTGCGGGTTGGGTGGGACGGGGGTGAGTTGTCCGATCGGGCTCGGGCGGGTGGAATGA
- a CDS encoding formyl transferase, producing the protein MPPRPRIALLAGEGWTTHAMYHALRNEFDIVAVIIERKPSALKMLRYRARKLGAWETLGQFAFIVYSRLLSHAAHARVESLMRQHGLSDAPIPDDTVTRVASANGKQTVRLLKKLAPQAVVVNGTRILSRKLLDEVDAPFINTHMGITPAYRGVHGGYWALANDDRAHCGVTVHLVDEGVDTGGILYQDRIDVEPEDNFATYPVLQLAKALPLMKAALLDAAERRLAPQAGIGPSRQWYHPTLWGYWKVRFKRGVK; encoded by the coding sequence ATGCCGCCTAGGCCAAGGATCGCGCTGCTCGCCGGCGAAGGATGGACCACCCACGCGATGTACCACGCCCTGCGCAACGAGTTCGACATCGTCGCGGTGATCATCGAACGCAAACCTTCGGCGCTGAAGATGCTGCGCTACCGCGCGCGCAAGCTGGGCGCATGGGAAACCCTGGGGCAGTTCGCCTTCATCGTGTATAGCCGCCTGCTCAGCCACGCCGCGCACGCACGCGTCGAAAGCCTCATGCGGCAGCACGGTCTATCCGACGCGCCGATTCCCGACGACACCGTCACCCGCGTCGCCAGCGCCAACGGCAAGCAGACCGTACGACTACTCAAGAAACTCGCCCCGCAAGCCGTGGTAGTCAATGGCACGCGCATCCTGTCACGGAAGCTGCTGGACGAAGTGGACGCGCCTTTCATCAACACCCACATGGGCATCACCCCCGCCTACCGCGGCGTACACGGCGGCTACTGGGCCCTGGCCAACGACGACCGCGCCCATTGCGGCGTGACGGTCCATCTCGTGGACGAAGGCGTGGACACCGGCGGCATCCTTTACCAGGACCGCATCGACGTGGAACCCGAAGACAACTTCGCCACCTATCCGGTGCTGCAGTTGGCGAAGGCGCTGCCGTTGATGAAAGCAGCACTGCTCGATGCCGCGGAGCGGCGATTGGCTCCTCAGGCGGGCATCGGACCGTCGAGGCAGTGGTATCACCCTACGCTGTGGGGTTACTGGAAGGTGAGGTTTAAGCGTGGGGTGAAGTGA
- a CDS encoding polysaccharide deacetylase family protein — protein MPGIFTVSLDLELYWGVRDARSLQDYERNLRGEREAIRGMLGLFEEHGIHATWATLGFLFFKNVEELRQHLPDVLPDYRHGPLSSYRYIEDHAWGSDDHYHFAPEMIELIRQYEGQEIGTHTFSHYYCLEDGQTIESFRADLRAAVDAARAQGIPVASLVFPRNQGNPDYLPVLEELGIACYRGNESAPFYTPKNQREQNLLVRATRLIDAYVNLSGPNTYTLEECARTRPFNIPSSRFLRPYSHRLAPFEGLRMRRIKRAMEQAAAENRLFHLWWHPHNFGADIERNLACLREVLGYYGHLRRVHGMQSLNMGEIASVLETMHAA, from the coding sequence ATGCCGGGCATCTTCACCGTCTCGCTGGATCTCGAGCTCTATTGGGGCGTGCGCGACGCGCGCAGCCTCCAGGACTACGAGCGCAATCTGCGGGGCGAGCGGGAGGCGATCCGCGGCATGCTGGGCCTGTTCGAGGAACATGGCATCCATGCCACCTGGGCGACGCTCGGCTTCCTGTTTTTCAAGAACGTCGAAGAGTTGCGCCAGCATCTTCCCGACGTGCTGCCCGACTATCGCCATGGCCCGCTGTCGTCCTATCGCTACATCGAGGACCACGCCTGGGGTTCGGACGATCACTACCACTTCGCGCCGGAAATGATCGAGCTGATCCGCCAGTACGAAGGACAGGAAATCGGCACGCATACGTTTTCGCACTACTACTGCCTGGAAGATGGCCAGACGATCGAATCGTTCCGCGCCGATCTGCGGGCCGCGGTAGACGCTGCGCGTGCGCAGGGCATTCCGGTCGCCAGCCTGGTCTTCCCGCGCAACCAGGGCAATCCCGATTACCTGCCTGTGCTCGAAGAACTCGGCATCGCCTGCTACCGCGGCAATGAAAGCGCGCCGTTCTACACGCCGAAGAACCAGCGCGAACAGAATCTGCTGGTGCGCGCGACGCGCCTCATCGACGCCTACGTCAATCTCTCCGGCCCCAACACGTACACGCTGGAGGAATGCGCGCGGACTCGCCCGTTCAACATTCCGTCGAGCCGCTTCCTCCGCCCCTACTCGCACCGCCTGGCACCATTCGAAGGGTTGCGCATGCGTCGCATCAAGCGGGCGATGGAGCAGGCCGCCGCGGAGAACCGGCTGTTCCATCTGTGGTGGCATCCCCATAACTTCGGCGCGGACATCGAGCGCAACCTGGCCTGTCTGCGCGAGGTGCTCGGCTATTACGGTCACCTGCGGCGCGTCCACGGCATGCAGTCGCTGAACATGGGCGAGATCGCAAGCGTGCTGGAGACCATGCATGCCGCCTAG
- the oxyR gene encoding DNA-binding transcriptional regulator OxyR, with protein sequence MNLRDLQYLVALAEHRHFGRAAEASFVSQPTLSTQIKKLEDELGVPLVERTPRKVLLTETGREIARRARGVLAEIDEIKAIAQRTRDPESGTLRLGIFPTLGPYLLPHLVPLVRERFPRLELLLVEEKTEQVIRMLREGSLDVGVLALPLHEDSLHAEFLFEEPFVLAVPDGHPLAHKKQRLKLGDLEDESLLLLEDGHCMRDQALEVCHLAGAGERSGFRATSLETLRQMVAANVGITLLPTLAIKPPVARTDNVHLIEFAGHAPSRRIALVWRKSSSMGAFLQRFADVMRGLPDGLLRPELSQPKVSSRSRTPA encoded by the coding sequence ATGAATCTGCGCGATCTCCAGTACCTCGTCGCCCTCGCCGAACACCGGCATTTCGGCCGCGCGGCCGAGGCCAGCTTCGTCAGCCAGCCCACTCTGTCGACGCAGATCAAGAAGCTGGAAGACGAACTGGGCGTGCCGCTGGTGGAACGCACGCCGCGCAAGGTGCTGCTGACCGAGACCGGCCGCGAGATCGCGCGCCGCGCGCGCGGCGTGCTCGCGGAGATCGATGAGATCAAGGCCATCGCGCAGCGCACGCGCGATCCGGAATCCGGCACGCTGCGCCTGGGCATCTTCCCTACGCTCGGGCCGTATCTGCTGCCGCATCTGGTCCCATTGGTGCGCGAACGCTTCCCGCGCCTGGAACTGCTGCTGGTGGAGGAAAAGACCGAGCAGGTCATCCGTATGCTGCGCGAAGGTTCGCTGGACGTTGGCGTGCTCGCGCTGCCGCTGCACGAGGACAGCCTGCACGCGGAATTTCTGTTCGAGGAACCCTTCGTCCTGGCCGTACCCGACGGCCACCCGCTGGCGCACAAGAAACAGCGTCTCAAGCTGGGTGATCTGGAAGACGAAAGCTTGTTGCTGCTCGAAGACGGCCACTGCATGCGCGACCAGGCGCTGGAGGTCTGTCACCTGGCCGGTGCGGGCGAGCGGTCCGGTTTCCGCGCCACCAGCCTGGAAACGCTGCGCCAGATGGTCGCTGCCAACGTCGGCATCACCCTGCTCCCCACTCTCGCCATCAAGCCGCCGGTGGCACGCACCGACAACGTGCACCTGATTGAATTCGCGGGACATGCGCCCAGCCGACGCATCGCGCTGGTCTGGCGCAAGAGTTCTTCCATGGGCGCATTCCTGCAGCGTTTCGCGGATGTCATGCGCGGACTTCCGGACGGCCTGCTGCGCCCGGAACTAAGCCAGCCCAAAGTCAGCAGTCGCTCCCGTACGCCGGCCTGA